From a single Nostoc edaphicum CCNP1411 genomic region:
- a CDS encoding DUF1838 family protein, producing MSDYLDDYEFNNLDFYRKNHGLQLYYNWSGEIWWQETPDKSKEKLFSIIGMNATKVFLKPDPEYVEVGYRINRELGLFCDPDTQEILHFWKLPTASQPVPVVHIANRIVQGSVKPKKFVIPKGSGYITSVMEIPLEYPHPLAGDSKYSDYCPGEKFKGVEYFISNTCRPDATDVPPAKWARDCPWLPWMKLGYAHPAKLRFETTIFRVDSFEQLHPSLVKLVREKVPIYEFTPTESDEPNVTSIQYFKKNFESYLRGDIFPLEETS from the coding sequence ATGAGTGATTATTTAGATGACTACGAATTTAACAACCTCGATTTTTACAGAAAAAATCATGGTTTACAGCTTTATTACAACTGGTCTGGGGAAATTTGGTGGCAAGAAACACCAGACAAGTCAAAGGAGAAATTATTCTCTATTATTGGGATGAATGCTACCAAAGTATTTCTCAAACCCGATCCTGAGTATGTCGAAGTCGGGTATCGCATCAATAGAGAGTTGGGTTTATTTTGTGACCCGGATACTCAAGAAATTCTGCACTTTTGGAAGTTACCAACAGCAAGTCAACCAGTACCAGTAGTACACATTGCTAACCGGATTGTCCAAGGCTCAGTTAAACCAAAGAAATTTGTTATACCCAAAGGCAGCGGATATATTACCTCTGTCATGGAAATTCCTTTAGAATACCCGCATCCCTTAGCAGGAGATAGCAAATATTCAGACTATTGCCCTGGAGAAAAGTTTAAGGGAGTTGAGTACTTTATCTCAAATACATGCCGACCCGATGCAACTGATGTCCCTCCTGCTAAGTGGGCGAGAGACTGTCCTTGGTTGCCGTGGATGAAGTTAGGATATGCTCATCCAGCTAAATTAAGATTTGAAACCACAATCTTTAGAGTAGATTCTTTTGAACAGCTCCATCCTAGCTTGGTCAAGCTGGTGAGGGAAAAAGTCCCAATTTATGAATTCACGCCAACAGAAAGTGATGAACCGAATGTGACAAGCATTCAATATTTTAAGAAAAACTTTGAGTCCTACTTACGAGGAGATATTTTTCCACTTGAGGAAACCTCTTAA
- a CDS encoding HEAT repeat domain-containing protein — MTIDSLFEQLKHPNPNLRERAMWELADVRDENTIPRLMGILDEEDVTYRRAAVKALGAIGIDAVPLLVESLVNSDNATIRGSCAKALAQVAANHPDVPFPAEGLQGLKTALNDQNPVVYIASVMALGEIGSPAFEVLTEALKTIDNVAMAVAIVNALGSMGDIRGVEVLTALTNDESIEPYVRESAVSALPRLDQVIKYKRE; from the coding sequence ATGACAATAGATTCTCTATTTGAACAGTTGAAACACCCCAACCCCAATCTGCGGGAACGGGCTATGTGGGAACTGGCTGATGTCCGTGATGAAAATACCATTCCTCGGTTGATGGGCATTTTGGATGAGGAAGATGTCACTTATCGTCGAGCTGCGGTAAAGGCGCTGGGTGCTATTGGTATAGATGCTGTACCTCTACTAGTAGAGTCATTAGTAAATAGCGATAATGCGACCATTCGGGGTAGCTGTGCTAAGGCGCTGGCACAGGTTGCTGCTAACCATCCTGATGTTCCTTTCCCGGCTGAGGGCTTACAGGGATTAAAAACAGCGCTCAATGACCAAAATCCCGTTGTTTATATTGCATCAGTGATGGCGCTGGGTGAAATTGGTTCTCCTGCTTTTGAGGTTTTGACTGAAGCTTTGAAAACAATAGATAACGTTGCAATGGCTGTAGCGATCGTCAATGCACTCGGTTCGATGGGTGATATCCGAGGAGTAGAAGTGCTGACAGCATTGACAAATGATGAATCTATTGAACCGTATGTTAGAGAGTCCGCAGTCAGTGCTTTGCCTCGATTAGATCAGGTGATTAAGTATAAGAGAGAGTAG
- a CDS encoding HEAT repeat domain-containing protein, translating into MLNSETQSGADSLSLSHAETDALFAAVSEQLSLNTFNPDDQELIQRMVESMGDSRGMVRLSFAEALGKIGKPATPLLMEAVANHPNPVVRRASAKTLTLIADPIAVPTLVNALLNDEDTVVKTSAVGGLAKIGEAAVPALLKILASTEYPESAKGHAIWALGFIGAEAKEHLYREINSDSAEVRAAVVGAIAKIAQEGTEEGAFHILVNALTDSSLIVRCEAASALGSLAYQPAIPNLVELLHHADWETRKAAALALMKIGDRTALEPLQAALTEEKEAGVQAVIKLAISQIERQLEEDAWE; encoded by the coding sequence ATGCTCAACTCCGAAACTCAATCCGGGGCTGATTCGTTAAGTCTGTCCCATGCAGAAACTGATGCTTTATTTGCAGCGGTGAGTGAGCAATTAAGCTTAAACACCTTCAACCCAGATGACCAAGAGCTAATACAGCGGATGGTTGAGAGTATGGGGGATTCACGGGGTATGGTTAGGTTGAGTTTCGCAGAGGCATTGGGTAAAATTGGTAAACCAGCGACCCCTTTATTGATGGAAGCTGTGGCAAATCATCCAAACCCAGTTGTGCGGAGAGCCAGTGCTAAAACCTTGACACTCATCGCTGACCCGATCGCAGTTCCCACTTTGGTCAATGCCCTCTTAAATGATGAAGATACCGTGGTCAAAACCTCTGCGGTTGGCGGGCTTGCCAAAATAGGGGAGGCAGCTGTACCAGCGTTGCTGAAAATCTTAGCGTCAACCGAGTATCCAGAAAGTGCCAAAGGTCATGCGATATGGGCGTTGGGATTTATTGGGGCAGAGGCGAAGGAGCATTTATATCGGGAAATTAACTCAGACTCGGCTGAAGTTCGGGCTGCGGTGGTAGGTGCGATCGCTAAAATCGCTCAAGAAGGCACTGAAGAAGGAGCATTTCACATTCTGGTGAACGCTCTCACTGATTCATCGTTAATCGTGCGGTGTGAAGCGGCATCTGCTTTAGGCAGCCTAGCCTATCAACCAGCAATTCCTAATCTGGTTGAGTTACTACATCATGCCGATTGGGAAACTCGAAAAGCGGCGGCTTTAGCATTGATGAAAATTGGCGATCGCACTGCTTTAGAACCACTGCAAGCTGCATTAACTGAGGAAAAAGAAGCGGGGGTTCAGGCAGTGATCAAGTTGGCGATTTCTCAAATTGAGAGACAGTTAGAGGAGGATGCTTGGGAATAA
- a CDS encoding helix-turn-helix domain-containing protein translates to MGINRLSEVAPKVIETEEEYNRALAVAERLTFCKNRTPEEQALHKLIVTLIEAYEAQNYPMDESAPHEILQHIMEASDTRQADLVGIIGSSGVVSEVVNGKRSISKAQAKALGDHFKVTPSLFI, encoded by the coding sequence TTGGGAATAAATCGATTATCTGAAGTTGCCCCCAAGGTCATTGAGACGGAAGAGGAATACAATCGCGCCCTAGCTGTGGCAGAGCGCCTAACGTTTTGCAAGAACCGGACTCCAGAAGAACAAGCTCTGCATAAGCTGATAGTAACGCTGATTGAAGCGTATGAGGCACAGAACTATCCAATGGATGAATCTGCGCCGCATGAAATTCTCCAACACATTATGGAAGCGAGTGATACTCGTCAAGCTGACTTGGTGGGCATCATCGGATCGAGCGGCGTGGTGTCTGAGGTTGTGAACGGTAAGCGGTCGATTAGTAAGGCACAAGCTAAGGCACTCGGAGATCACTTCAAGGTGACACCCAGTCTATTCATCTAA
- a CDS encoding NblA/ycf18 family protein: protein MDFPIELTLEQQFRLQNLKDQVKNLSQEEAQDFLLEVLRQMMVKDNLVKHLLKQA, encoded by the coding sequence ATGGACTTCCCTATCGAACTAACTTTAGAGCAACAGTTTCGCTTACAAAATTTGAAAGACCAGGTAAAAAATTTGAGTCAAGAAGAGGCTCAGGATTTTTTGTTAGAAGTCTTACGGCAGATGATGGTAAAAGATAATTTGGTCAAACATCTGCTCAAACAAGCTTAA
- a CDS encoding bleomycin hydrolase, producing MVLDAFSRAVIAADAKTAPIGGADLAALKSFIAEGNKRLDAVNAIASNASCAVSDAIAGIACENTGLIQSGGNLYPTRRMAACLRDAEIVLRYVTYALLAGDSSVLDDRALNGLKETYTALGVPTGSSVRAFQILKAISVAHITNTNTEANAGKKFRKLDTPQGDCSALAAEAASYFDRVISALS from the coding sequence ATGGTTCTTGATGCTTTTTCCAGAGCTGTAATTGCGGCTGATGCCAAAACCGCTCCTATCGGTGGTGCTGACTTGGCAGCCCTTAAGTCTTTCATCGCTGAAGGCAACAAGCGCCTTGATGCAGTGAATGCGATCGCCAGCAACGCTAGCTGTGCGGTTTCTGATGCCATTGCAGGGATTGCTTGTGAAAACACAGGTTTGATTCAATCTGGTGGTAACTTGTACCCCACCCGTCGGATGGCTGCTTGCCTACGTGATGCTGAAATCGTTCTGCGCTACGTAACTTATGCGCTATTGGCTGGCGATTCTTCCGTATTGGATGATCGTGCTTTGAACGGTCTGAAAGAAACCTACACAGCTTTGGGCGTACCCACCGGATCTTCTGTACGCGCTTTCCAAATCCTGAAGGCTATCAGCGTCGCTCACATCACCAACACCAACACTGAAGCTAACGCTGGCAAAAAGTTCCGCAAACTGGACACTCCTCAAGGCGACTGCTCTGCTCTAGCTGCTGAAGCTGCTAGCTACTTCGATCGCGTTATTTCTGCTCTGAGCTAA
- a CDS encoding bleomycin hydrolase, which translates to MKSVITTVIGAADAAGRFPTSSDLESVQGSIQRASARLEAAEKLAAGIDNVAKEAYDAAFKKYPYLTQEGEAGATQVKKDKCLRDIKHYLRLINYSLVVGGTGPLDEWGIAGAREVYRSLGLPTAPYVTALTYTRDRACSPRDLSPQALVEFRALLDYVINSLS; encoded by the coding sequence ATGAAATCAGTTATCACTACGGTTATTGGAGCTGCTGATGCAGCAGGTCGTTTCCCAACCTCCTCTGATCTAGAATCAGTTCAAGGTAGCATTCAACGTGCTAGTGCTCGTCTAGAAGCTGCTGAAAAGCTAGCTGCTGGTATCGATAACGTAGCTAAGGAAGCTTATGATGCTGCCTTCAAGAAATATCCTTACTTGACCCAAGAAGGTGAAGCTGGCGCTACCCAAGTCAAAAAAGACAAGTGCCTCCGCGACATCAAGCATTACCTACGCTTGATCAACTACAGCTTAGTTGTGGGCGGTACTGGCCCTCTAGACGAATGGGGTATTGCAGGCGCTCGTGAAGTTTATCGCTCTTTGGGTCTGCCCACCGCTCCTTACGTTACCGCGTTGACTTACACTCGCGATCGCGCTTGCTCTCCTCGTGACTTGTCTCCTCAAGCTTTGGTTGAGTTCCGCGCTCTCCTCGACTATGTAATCAACTCCCTGTCATAG